One window from the genome of Garra rufa chromosome 1, GarRuf1.0, whole genome shotgun sequence encodes:
- the cyth1a gene encoding cytohesin-1a isoform X1 has product MLKSEQKMGSVSELCVSSFQTFLCPTIPRSLSVPDDLTPEEQKELENIRRRKQELLDDIQRLKDEIAEVTSEIENLGSTEERKNMQRNKQVAMGRKKFNMDPKKGIQFLIENDLLKNTSEDIARFLYKGEGLNKTAIGDYLGERDDFNIQVLHAFVELHEFTDLNLVQALRQFLWSFRLPGEAQKIDRMMEAFAQRYCQCNPGVFQSTDTCYILSFAIIMLNTSLHNPNVKDKPTVERFISMNRGINDGGDLPEELLRNLYESIKNEPFKIPEDDGNDLTHTFFNPDREGWLLKLGGRVKTWKRRWFILTDNCLYYFEYTTDKEPRGIIPLENLSIREVEDKKPNCFELFIPDNKDQVIKACKTEADGRVVEGNHTFYRISAPTTEEKDEWMNSIKAAISRDPFYEMLAARKKKVSSMKRH; this is encoded by the exons TGCCGGACGACCTCACACCTGAGGAGCAGAAAGAACTGGAAAACATCCGCCGGCGAAAGCAGGAGCTGCTGGATGACATTCAG CGTCTGAAAGATGAGATAGCCGAAGTGACCAGTGAGATTGAGAACCTGGGTTCCACAGAGGAGAG GAAAAATATGCAGAGGAACAAACAAGTGGCAATGGGCCGCAAGAAATTCAACATGGATCCCAAAAAG GGGATCCAGTTCCTCATTGAAAATGACCTTCTGAAGAACACCAGTGAAGACATTGCACGCTTCCTCTACAAGGGTGAAGGTCTTAACAAGACTGCAATAGGAGACTACCTGGGAGAGAG GGATGACTTCAATATCCAAGTCCTTCATGCTTTTGTGGAGCTGCATGAGTTCACAGATTTGAACCTGGTTCAGGCTCTCAG ACAGTTTCTCTGGAGTTTCAGACTTCCTGGTGAGGCACAGAAGATCGATAGAATGATGGAAGCGTTTGCCCAGCGCTACTGTCAGTGCAACCCTGGAGTCTTTCAGTCCACAG acacATGCTACATTTTGTCCTTCGCCATCATCATGTTAAACACCAGCCTCCACAACCCAAACGTTAAGGACAAGCCCACAGTAGAGCGTTTCATCTCCATGAACAGAGGCATTAATGATGGAGGAGACCTGCCAGAAGAACTGCTCAGG AATCTATATGAGAGCATCAAGAACGAGCCCTTCAAAATCCCTGAGGATGATGGCAATGACTTGACGCACACTTTCTTCAACCCAGACAGAGAGGGCTGGCTGCTTAAACTGG GGGGACGCGTCAAAACCTGGAAAAGACGGTGGTTTATTCTCACAGATAACTGCCTTTACTACTTTGAGTACACTACT GATAAAGAACCAAGAGGCATCATCCCCCTGGAAAACCTCAGCATCCGTGAAGTGGAGGACAAGAAGCCG AACTGCTTTGAGCTCTTTATCCCTGACAATAAGGACCAGGTGATCAAGGCATGTAAGACAGAGGCAGACGGACGAGTTGTTGAAGGAAACCACACCTTCTACCGCATCTCTGCTCCCACCACCGAGGAGAAAGACGAATGGATGAACAGCATTAA GGCGGCCATCAGTAGAGATCCTTTCTACGAGATGCTGGCAGCGAGGAAGAAGAAGGTCTCCTCTATGAAGAGACACTAG
- the cyth1a gene encoding cytohesin-1a isoform X2, which yields MVLKSEDGVVPDDLTPEEQKELENIRRRKQELLDDIQRLKDEIAEVTSEIENLGSTEERKNMQRNKQVAMGRKKFNMDPKKGIQFLIENDLLKNTSEDIARFLYKGEGLNKTAIGDYLGERDDFNIQVLHAFVELHEFTDLNLVQALRQFLWSFRLPGEAQKIDRMMEAFAQRYCQCNPGVFQSTDTCYILSFAIIMLNTSLHNPNVKDKPTVERFISMNRGINDGGDLPEELLRNLYESIKNEPFKIPEDDGNDLTHTFFNPDREGWLLKLGGGRVKTWKRRWFILTDNCLYYFEYTTDKEPRGIIPLENLSIREVEDKKPNCFELFIPDNKDQVIKACKTEADGRVVEGNHTFYRISAPTTEEKDEWMNSIKAAISRDPFYEMLAARKKKVSSMKRH from the exons TGCCGGACGACCTCACACCTGAGGAGCAGAAAGAACTGGAAAACATCCGCCGGCGAAAGCAGGAGCTGCTGGATGACATTCAG CGTCTGAAAGATGAGATAGCCGAAGTGACCAGTGAGATTGAGAACCTGGGTTCCACAGAGGAGAG GAAAAATATGCAGAGGAACAAACAAGTGGCAATGGGCCGCAAGAAATTCAACATGGATCCCAAAAAG GGGATCCAGTTCCTCATTGAAAATGACCTTCTGAAGAACACCAGTGAAGACATTGCACGCTTCCTCTACAAGGGTGAAGGTCTTAACAAGACTGCAATAGGAGACTACCTGGGAGAGAG GGATGACTTCAATATCCAAGTCCTTCATGCTTTTGTGGAGCTGCATGAGTTCACAGATTTGAACCTGGTTCAGGCTCTCAG ACAGTTTCTCTGGAGTTTCAGACTTCCTGGTGAGGCACAGAAGATCGATAGAATGATGGAAGCGTTTGCCCAGCGCTACTGTCAGTGCAACCCTGGAGTCTTTCAGTCCACAG acacATGCTACATTTTGTCCTTCGCCATCATCATGTTAAACACCAGCCTCCACAACCCAAACGTTAAGGACAAGCCCACAGTAGAGCGTTTCATCTCCATGAACAGAGGCATTAATGATGGAGGAGACCTGCCAGAAGAACTGCTCAGG AATCTATATGAGAGCATCAAGAACGAGCCCTTCAAAATCCCTGAGGATGATGGCAATGACTTGACGCACACTTTCTTCAACCCAGACAGAGAGGGCTGGCTGCTTAAACTGGG AGGGGGACGCGTCAAAACCTGGAAAAGACGGTGGTTTATTCTCACAGATAACTGCCTTTACTACTTTGAGTACACTACT GATAAAGAACCAAGAGGCATCATCCCCCTGGAAAACCTCAGCATCCGTGAAGTGGAGGACAAGAAGCCG AACTGCTTTGAGCTCTTTATCCCTGACAATAAGGACCAGGTGATCAAGGCATGTAAGACAGAGGCAGACGGACGAGTTGTTGAAGGAAACCACACCTTCTACCGCATCTCTGCTCCCACCACCGAGGAGAAAGACGAATGGATGAACAGCATTAA GGCGGCCATCAGTAGAGATCCTTTCTACGAGATGCTGGCAGCGAGGAAGAAGAAGGTCTCCTCTATGAAGAGACACTAG